One genomic region from Sphingobacterium sp. UGAL515B_05 encodes:
- the rplR gene encoding 50S ribosomal protein L18 encodes MIIMAGQKASRRERIKKGIRKNLAGTSERPRLSVFRSNKGIYAQIIDDNAGKTLVAASSLSKEFVASGNKVDQSKAVGKLVAEKALAAGINKVVFDRNGYLYHGRIKSLAEGAREGGLDF; translated from the coding sequence TCATGGCAGGACAAAAAGCATCTCGTAGAGAGAGAATCAAAAAAGGAATCAGAAAAAACCTTGCTGGAACGTCTGAACGTCCACGTTTATCGGTTTTTAGAAGTAACAAAGGTATCTATGCGCAAATCATTGACGACAATGCAGGTAAAACATTAGTTGCTGCATCTAGCTTGTCAAAAGAGTTTGTTGCATCTGGTAACAAGGTTGATCAATCTAAAGCTGTAGGTAAATTAGTGGCTGAAAAAGCATTAGCAGCAGGTATTAATAAAGTAGTTTTTGACCGTAATGGGTACTTATACCATGGCCGTATCAAATCTTTGGCTGAAGGTGCTCGCGAAGGCGGTTTAGACTTTTAA
- the rpsE gene encoding 30S ribosomal protein S5, which produces MALSNIKRVKSSEIELKDRLVSIQRVAKVTKGGRTFSFSAIVVVGDENGIVGYGLGKAKEVTEAITKGIDDAKKNLVKVPIIKGTVPHEQYGKYSGGSVLVKPAIAGTGVLAGGAMRAVLESAGIKDVLAKSLGSSNPHNVVKATVTALASMRDAYTVAQHRGVDLNKVFNG; this is translated from the coding sequence ATGGCATTAAGCAATATAAAAAGAGTAAAATCAAGCGAAATTGAATTAAAAGATCGCTTAGTAAGTATCCAACGTGTAGCTAAAGTTACTAAAGGTGGTCGTACTTTCAGCTTCTCTGCAATTGTTGTAGTAGGTGATGAAAACGGTATTGTTGGTTACGGTTTAGGTAAAGCTAAAGAGGTAACAGAAGCAATCACGAAAGGTATTGACGACGCGAAGAAAAATTTGGTGAAAGTTCCTATTATCAAAGGTACTGTTCCACATGAGCAATATGGTAAATATTCTGGTGGTTCAGTTTTGGTTAAACCAGCTATCGCAGGTACAGGAGTTTTAGCCGGTGGTGCAATGCGCGCAGTATTGGAGTCTGCTGGTATCAAAGACGTATTGGCTAAATCATTAGGTTCTTCCAACCCACACAACGTGGTAAAAGCAACTGTAACAGCTTTAGCAAGCATGCGCGATGCATATACAGTAGCCCAACACCGCGGTGTCGATTTAAATAAAGTATTTAACGGTTAA